From one Thalassobaculum sp. OXR-137 genomic stretch:
- the rpmA gene encoding 50S ribosomal protein L27 has product MAHKKAGGSSRNGRDSEGRRLGVKKFGGESVIPGNILVRQRGTKFHPGVNVGMGKDHTIFAKVEGTVEFRHTRGRTYIGVAAAEAPAE; this is encoded by the coding sequence ATGGCCCATAAAAAGGCAGGTGGTAGCTCCCGTAACGGCCGCGACTCCGAGGGTCGCCGCCTGGGCGTGAAGAAGTTCGGCGGCGAGTCCGTCATTCCGGGGAACATCCTGGTCCGCCAGCGCGGCACCAAGTTCCATCCGGGCGTGAATGTCGGCATGGGCAAGGATCACACGATCTTCGCCAAGGTCGAAGGCACGGTGGAGTTCCGCCACACGCGCGGCCGCACCTATATCGGTGTCGCTGCCGCCGAGGCGCCGGCCGAGTAA
- the obgE gene encoding GTPase ObgE → MKFLDQAKVFVRSGSGGNGCLSFRREAFIEFGGPNGGDGGRGGDVIVECVAALNTLIDFRYQQHFKAENGRPGMGRDMSGAGGKDIVLRVPLGTQVWDEDYETLLADMTEIGQRVTLANGGDGGFGNARFKSSTNRAPRKTTPGWPGQEMWIWLRLKLIADAGLVGLPNAGKSTFLSAVTAARPKVADYPFTTLHPGLGVVSIGDEEFVLADIPGLIEGAHEGAGLGDRFLGHIERCGALLHLVDATGEDPMAAWETVREELAAYGGELETKPEVLALSKADAMTDEDIEALQDLFEEETGQRPMALSAASGLNVRQALGRLNDYIHAAADARQAEEENAEREEGEPVWTP, encoded by the coding sequence GTGAAGTTCCTCGACCAAGCCAAGGTCTTTGTGCGCAGCGGCAGCGGCGGCAACGGCTGCCTGAGCTTCCGCCGCGAGGCCTTCATCGAGTTCGGCGGGCCGAACGGCGGCGACGGCGGGCGCGGCGGCGACGTGATCGTCGAATGCGTGGCCGCCCTCAACACCCTGATCGATTTCCGCTACCAGCAGCATTTCAAGGCCGAGAACGGCCGCCCCGGCATGGGCCGCGACATGAGCGGCGCCGGCGGCAAGGACATCGTGCTGCGCGTTCCCCTGGGCACCCAGGTCTGGGACGAGGACTACGAGACCCTGCTCGCCGACATGACCGAGATCGGCCAGCGGGTGACCCTCGCCAATGGCGGCGACGGCGGCTTCGGCAACGCCCGCTTCAAATCCTCGACCAACCGGGCGCCGCGCAAGACCACGCCGGGCTGGCCCGGTCAGGAGATGTGGATCTGGCTGCGGCTGAAGCTGATCGCCGATGCCGGACTGGTCGGCCTGCCCAATGCCGGCAAGTCCACCTTCCTGTCCGCCGTGACCGCCGCCCGGCCGAAGGTCGCCGACTATCCGTTCACCACCCTGCATCCCGGCCTGGGCGTGGTCAGCATCGGCGACGAGGAATTCGTGCTGGCCGACATCCCAGGCCTGATCGAGGGCGCCCATGAAGGGGCCGGCCTCGGCGACCGGTTCCTGGGTCATATCGAGCGCTGCGGCGCCCTGCTCCACCTGGTCGACGCCACCGGCGAGGATCCGATGGCGGCCTGGGAGACCGTGCGCGAGGAGCTGGCAGCCTATGGCGGCGAGCTGGAGACCAAGCCGGAGGTGCTGGCCTTGAGCAAGGCCGATGCGATGACCGACGAGGACATCGAGGCGCTGCAGGACCTGTTCGAGGAAGAGACCGGACAGCGACCCATGGCGCTGTCGGCCGCCTCCGGCCTGAACGTGCGCCAGGCGCTTGGCCGTCTGAACGATTACATCCATGCCGCCGCCGACGCGCGTCAGGCCGAAGAGGAGAACGCCGAGCGGGAGGAAGGGGAGCCCGTATGGACACCCTGA
- the rsfS gene encoding ribosome silencing factor, translating into MTSLDDDKAEDIVAIDLAGKSAIGDYMIIATGRSSRQVSAMADHLCRKLKDQGVDGVTVEGQSRGDWVLIDGGDIIVHLFRPEVREFYGLEKMWGATPPPSRTVRIGGEGGADMGAEPTFAQA; encoded by the coding sequence ATGACCTCACTGGACGACGACAAGGCCGAGGACATTGTGGCCATTGATCTGGCCGGAAAGTCTGCCATTGGCGATTACATGATCATCGCCACGGGCCGCTCATCGCGGCAGGTTTCGGCCATGGCCGACCACCTCTGCAGAAAACTGAAGGATCAGGGCGTCGACGGCGTCACCGTGGAAGGGCAATCCCGCGGCGACTGGGTGCTGATCGACGGGGGCGACATCATCGTCCATCTGTTCCGTCCGGAAGTCCGGGAATTCTACGGGCTGGAGAAGATGTGGGGCGCCACCCCGCCGCCGAGCCGCACCGTCCGCATCGGCGGTGAGGGCGGAGCCGATATGGGCGCCGAACCGACCTTCGCGCAGGCCTGA
- the rlmH gene encoding 23S rRNA (pseudouridine(1915)-N(3))-methyltransferase RlmH, with protein sequence MKITIVAVGRMKRGPMEALCREYADRLPWSLAIHEVEAKKRLEGDALKAEEAGLIAARIPDGAVLVAMDERGRGLSSEALAGRIGDWRDQGRGEICFVIGGADGLEQSIRDRADLTLAFGPQTWPHMLARVMLIEQIYRAERILAGHPYHRG encoded by the coding sequence GTGAAGATCACGATCGTGGCGGTGGGCCGCATGAAACGCGGCCCGATGGAGGCGTTGTGCCGCGAGTACGCGGACCGGCTCCCCTGGTCGCTGGCGATCCACGAGGTCGAGGCCAAGAAGCGCCTTGAGGGGGATGCCCTCAAGGCCGAGGAAGCCGGCCTGATCGCCGCCCGGATCCCCGACGGCGCGGTGCTGGTCGCGATGGACGAACGTGGCAGGGGATTGTCCAGCGAAGCCCTGGCGGGACGGATCGGCGACTGGCGCGACCAGGGGCGTGGCGAGATCTGCTTCGTGATCGGCGGCGCCGACGGGCTCGAGCAGAGCATCCGCGACCGCGCCGACCTCACCCTCGCCTTCGGCCCTCAGACCTGGCCCCACATGCTGGCCCGGGTGATGCTGATCGAGCAGATCTATCGGGCGGAACGGATCCTGGCGGGGCACCCGTATCATCGGGGTTAA
- a CDS encoding S41 family peptidase, with product MNEPRLDDTGTDHGAPTRPGKARRRAVRRVAVSAALAFAVGGGVLLGATGGTHSQTNSTDTYRQLSLLGDVFEKVRAQYVEEVSDEELVEAAINGMLTSLDPHSSYLSAKSFQDMRVQTKGEFGGLGIEVTMENGFVKVVSPIDDTPASEAGLLPGDYITHLDGEAVLGLTLSDAVEKMRGKVGTPITLTIRRAEEEPFDVEITRAIITIKSVRSRVIQDIGYIRITTFNEQTTVGLQESVSKIKEELGDRLHGFVIDLRNNPGGLLDQAISVTDAFLERGEIVSTRGREESNASRVNATPGDITDGKPVVVLINGGSASASEIVAGALQDHRRAIVLGTQSFGKGSVQTILPLQGNAAMRLTTARYYTPSGRSIQAKGIEPDIKVELAKIEKIEEGRRRREADLRGALVNPDDSDAPAAQPPADVPTPGEAASAENEDPLEDYQLARAVDLLRGFHLFQNRVVN from the coding sequence ATGAACGAACCCCGTCTTGATGACACCGGCACCGATCACGGCGCCCCGACCCGCCCCGGCAAGGCGCGCCGCCGTGCGGTCCGTCGCGTGGCGGTCTCGGCCGCGCTGGCCTTTGCCGTCGGCGGAGGCGTGCTGCTGGGAGCGACCGGCGGCACCCACAGTCAGACCAACTCGACCGACACCTACCGCCAGCTCAGCCTGCTCGGCGACGTGTTCGAGAAGGTCCGGGCCCAGTACGTCGAGGAGGTCAGCGACGAGGAGCTGGTCGAGGCGGCGATCAACGGGATGCTCACCTCCCTCGACCCGCATTCCAGCTACCTGAGCGCCAAGAGCTTCCAGGACATGCGGGTGCAGACCAAGGGCGAGTTCGGCGGCCTCGGCATCGAGGTCACCATGGAGAACGGCTTCGTCAAGGTCGTGTCGCCGATCGACGACACGCCGGCGTCGGAAGCCGGGCTGCTGCCGGGCGACTACATCACCCATCTCGACGGCGAGGCGGTGCTCGGCCTGACCCTGTCCGACGCGGTGGAGAAGATGCGCGGCAAGGTCGGCACGCCGATCACCCTGACCATCCGCCGCGCCGAGGAAGAGCCGTTCGACGTCGAGATCACCCGGGCGATCATCACCATCAAATCCGTGCGCAGCCGGGTCATCCAGGACATCGGCTATATCCGCATCACCACCTTCAACGAACAGACCACCGTCGGCCTTCAGGAATCGGTCTCCAAGATCAAGGAAGAGCTCGGCGACCGGCTGCATGGTTTCGTGATCGACCTGCGCAACAATCCGGGCGGCCTGCTCGACCAGGCGATTTCCGTCACCGACGCCTTCCTGGAGCGCGGCGAGATCGTCTCGACCCGCGGCCGCGAGGAGTCCAACGCCAGCCGGGTGAACGCCACGCCGGGCGACATCACCGACGGCAAGCCGGTGGTCGTGCTGATCAACGGCGGCTCCGCCTCGGCCTCCGAGATTGTCGCCGGCGCGCTGCAGGACCATCGCCGGGCGATCGTTCTCGGCACCCAGTCCTTCGGCAAGGGATCGGTGCAGACCATCCTACCGCTGCAGGGCAACGCCGCCATGCGGCTGACCACGGCGCGCTACTACACGCCGTCGGGCCGGTCGATCCAGGCCAAGGGGATCGAGCCGGACATCAAGGTCGAGCTCGCCAAAATCGAGAAGATCGAGGAGGGCCGCCGCCGGCGCGAGGCCGATCTGCGCGGTGCGCTGGTCAATCCGGACGACAGCGACGCCCCCGCCGCCCAGCCGCCCGCGGATGTGCCCACCCCGGGTGAGGCCGCATCGGCGGAGAACGAAGACCCGCTTGAGGATTACCAGCTCGCCCGTGCGGTCGATCTGCTGCGCGGCTTCCATCTGTTCCAGAACCGCGTGGTGAATTGA
- a CDS encoding murein hydrolase activator EnvC family protein, with translation MAPVLILAAACLAAGLGAWVPAARAQTATTATAEDPTAELRRIEKALEGERKAGSKLDRLASALAGEIERLRAGMAAAATRAQRTERDMMDAEQTLDTLRQEVKEKRGRLLERHQELSQLTGALQRLARHPPETLLLVGRAPLDTVHTGILLESAIPRLNGDATELRRDLDTLATLEADIRAQRDRLALAAQDLDAERAQLAALAAEKGELLAGTRNRASGAAAEIRALSESARSLRELIDSLEKREAAEAEEQRKLAALVTPKLRPQRPASPAQDGGEPPPAPVADDGAPVEPPVQAAALPPALPPGPSLKSARGHLFAPVTGTVVQRYGKSRPGELTKEGILLRTRPGSLVIAPHDGIVLYAGPFEGFGRILIIEHGDGYHTLLAGLARVDLSVGTRVLAGEPVGAMAASGNAAPEIYLELRHNGDPIDPLPWFAGLTEKAKG, from the coding sequence GTGGCGCCCGTCCTGATCCTGGCGGCGGCCTGCCTCGCCGCCGGACTGGGCGCGTGGGTGCCGGCCGCGAGGGCACAGACCGCCACGACGGCGACGGCGGAGGACCCGACCGCCGAGCTGCGCCGCATCGAGAAGGCGCTGGAGGGCGAGCGCAAGGCCGGATCCAAGCTCGACCGGCTGGCCTCCGCCCTGGCCGGGGAGATCGAGCGCCTGCGCGCCGGCATGGCGGCGGCGGCGACCCGGGCCCAGCGCACCGAACGCGACATGATGGACGCCGAGCAGACGCTGGACACCCTGCGCCAGGAAGTGAAGGAAAAGCGCGGCCGTCTGCTGGAGCGGCACCAGGAACTGTCGCAGCTCACCGGCGCCCTGCAGCGGCTGGCCCGCCACCCGCCGGAGACCCTGCTGCTGGTGGGCCGCGCCCCGCTCGACACCGTCCATACCGGCATTCTCCTGGAATCCGCCATTCCGCGGCTCAACGGGGATGCCACGGAGCTGCGGCGCGACCTCGATACCCTGGCGACCCTGGAAGCCGATATCCGCGCCCAGCGCGACCGGCTGGCCCTGGCGGCCCAGGACCTCGACGCGGAACGCGCCCAGCTCGCCGCCCTGGCGGCGGAGAAGGGTGAGCTGCTGGCGGGAACGCGCAACCGCGCCAGCGGCGCCGCCGCGGAGATCCGCGCCCTCAGCGAGTCGGCTCGGTCCCTGCGCGAACTGATCGACAGCCTCGAGAAACGGGAGGCTGCGGAAGCCGAGGAGCAGCGCAAGCTGGCCGCCCTGGTCACCCCCAAGCTGCGCCCGCAACGGCCCGCCTCCCCGGCCCAGGACGGCGGCGAGCCGCCGCCCGCCCCGGTCGCCGACGACGGTGCGCCGGTCGAGCCGCCGGTCCAGGCCGCCGCCCTGCCTCCTGCCCTGCCCCCCGGCCCTTCCCTGAAGAGCGCCCGCGGTCACCTGTTCGCCCCGGTCACGGGAACCGTGGTCCAGCGCTACGGCAAATCACGGCCCGGGGAACTGACCAAGGAGGGCATCCTGCTGCGCACCCGTCCGGGCTCGCTTGTTATCGCCCCCCATGACGGAATCGTGTTGTATGCTGGACCGTTCGAGGGATTTGGTCGGATTTTGATCATTGAACACGGCGACGGATATCATACCCTTCTTGCAGGACTCGCGCGGGTGGACCTGAGCGTCGGAACCCGTGTGCTTGCCGGCGAACCGGTGGGCGCGATGGCCGCGTCCGGAAACGCAGCGCCGGAGATATACCTGGAACTTCGCCATAATGGTGACCCGATCGACCCGTTACCGTGGTTTGCGGGACTTACCGAAAAGGCCAAAGGATGA
- the gpmI gene encoding 2,3-bisphosphoglycerate-independent phosphoglycerate mutase, translating to MSKTSHPPRPVVLCIMDGWGHRTDRNDNAVALANTPNVDALAARWPGGLMNASGEFVGLPDGQMGNSEVGHMNLGAGRVVMQDLPRINAAIADGSLAKQPAVAQVIDALKKSGGTCHLMGLVSTGGVHSHQRHVAALAKALAAGGAKVVVHVFTDGRDCAPKSAADQLRAFIEDLDGAATIASVSGRFFAMDRDKRWERVEQAWKAVCLAEAEHGADDAVAAVDAAYARGETDEFVTPTVIAGGVPVQDGDALVMANFRADRAREILAPFVDADFDGFARPRTPKLCIVAGMVEYSSALAPKMVTIFPPEDLTDPIGEVVAKAGKTQLRIAETEKYPHVTFFLNGGREEVFDGEDRIMVPSPKVKTYDLQPEMSAPELCDKLVAAIDGGTYDLIVANFANPDMVGHTGSLEAAIKAVETVDTCVGRVAEAVLKAGGVMFLTADHGNCEVMVDPQTGGPHTAHTTNLVPTTLVGAPEDVTSLKTGKLADVAPTLLSLMGIEPPAAMTGDCMLVRDRQAAE from the coding sequence ATGAGCAAGACATCCCATCCCCCCCGCCCGGTCGTCCTGTGCATCATGGACGGCTGGGGCCACCGCACCGACCGCAACGACAACGCCGTCGCCCTGGCGAACACGCCGAACGTGGACGCGCTCGCCGCCCGCTGGCCGGGCGGGCTGATGAACGCGTCCGGCGAATTCGTCGGCCTGCCGGACGGGCAGATGGGCAATTCAGAGGTCGGGCACATGAATCTCGGCGCCGGCCGGGTGGTCATGCAGGACCTGCCGCGGATCAACGCCGCCATCGCCGACGGCAGCCTGGCCAAGCAGCCGGCCGTCGCCCAGGTGATCGACGCCCTGAAAAAATCGGGCGGCACCTGCCACCTGATGGGACTGGTCTCCACCGGCGGGGTGCACAGCCACCAGCGCCACGTGGCGGCCCTGGCCAAGGCGCTGGCCGCCGGCGGGGCCAAGGTCGTGGTCCACGTGTTCACAGACGGGCGCGACTGCGCGCCGAAGAGTGCGGCCGACCAGCTCCGCGCCTTCATCGAGGATCTCGACGGGGCGGCGACCATCGCCTCGGTCAGCGGCCGGTTCTTCGCCATGGACCGGGACAAACGCTGGGAGCGGGTGGAGCAGGCCTGGAAGGCCGTCTGCCTCGCCGAAGCCGAGCACGGCGCCGACGATGCCGTCGCCGCCGTGGACGCCGCCTATGCCCGCGGCGAAACCGACGAGTTCGTCACCCCCACCGTGATCGCCGGCGGCGTGCCGGTGCAGGACGGGGATGCCCTGGTCATGGCGAATTTCCGGGCCGACCGGGCGCGCGAGATCCTGGCCCCGTTCGTGGATGCGGATTTCGACGGCTTCGCCCGGCCGCGCACGCCCAAGCTCTGCATCGTCGCCGGCATGGTCGAGTACTCCTCCGCCCTGGCCCCGAAGATGGTCACCATCTTCCCGCCGGAGGACCTGACCGACCCGATCGGCGAGGTCGTCGCCAAGGCGGGCAAGACCCAGCTCCGCATCGCCGAGACCGAGAAGTACCCGCACGTCACCTTCTTCCTGAACGGCGGGCGCGAGGAGGTGTTCGACGGCGAGGACCGGATCATGGTTCCCTCGCCCAAGGTGAAGACCTACGACCTGCAGCCGGAAATGTCAGCGCCGGAGCTCTGCGACAAGCTGGTCGCGGCCATCGACGGCGGCACCTACGACCTGATCGTCGCCAACTTCGCCAACCCGGACATGGTCGGCCATACCGGCAGCCTGGAGGCGGCGATCAAGGCGGTGGAGACGGTGGACACCTGCGTCGGCCGGGTAGCCGAGGCGGTGCTGAAGGCAGGCGGCGTGATGTTCCTGACCGCCGACCACGGCAACTGCGAGGTCATGGTCGACCCGCAGACCGGCGGGCCGCACACCGCGCACACGACCAACCTGGTCCCGACCACCCTGGTCGGCGCGCCGGAGGACGTGACGTCGCTGAAGACCGGCAAGCTCGCCGATGTCGCCCCCACCCTGCTGTCGCTGATGGGGATAGAGCCGCCGGCCGCCATGACCGGCGACTGCATGCTGGTGCGCGACCGCCAGGCAGCCGAGTAG
- a CDS encoding LysE family translocator produces MIDALILLWLAALPLMGSPGPATLSSAAMGTAFGMRASLPYVAGICLGTATVLLLIATGISGLIFVVPGAVPVVTALAAAYILYLAWKIATAPVGGLNRDPGARPAGFVGGYLLAIANPKAFAAIGAVYSTHALVPADPVLDAAAKIAALAPVIVLVNVTWLAFGSLFARWLSHPVLGRAVNIVFAVLLVASVAAAFI; encoded by the coding sequence ATGATCGACGCCCTGATCCTTCTCTGGCTTGCCGCCCTGCCGCTGATGGGCAGCCCCGGCCCCGCCACCCTCAGCTCCGCCGCCATGGGCACCGCCTTCGGCATGCGGGCGAGCCTGCCCTATGTCGCCGGGATCTGCCTCGGCACGGCCACCGTCCTGCTGCTGATCGCCACCGGCATCTCAGGCCTGATCTTCGTGGTGCCGGGCGCCGTCCCCGTCGTCACCGCCCTGGCCGCCGCCTACATTCTCTATCTCGCCTGGAAGATCGCCACCGCCCCGGTGGGCGGGCTGAACCGGGACCCCGGCGCCAGGCCGGCCGGCTTCGTCGGCGGCTATCTGCTCGCCATCGCCAATCCCAAGGCCTTCGCCGCCATCGGCGCAGTCTACTCCACCCATGCCCTGGTCCCGGCCGATCCGGTGCTCGATGCCGCCGCCAAGATCGCCGCGCTCGCGCCGGTGATCGTGCTGGTGAACGTGACCTGGCTGGCCTTCGGCTCGCTGTTCGCCCGCTGGCTCAGCCATCCGGTGCTCGGCCGGGCGGTGAACATCGTCTTCGCGGTGCTGCTGGTGGCCTCGGTGGCGGCGGCCTTCATCTGA
- the proB gene encoding glutamate 5-kinase, translated as MDTLTARSDTAPAGAAHRIDDSRRLVIKIGSALLVDEETGALRRAWLDALADDVAELRRAGVEVLVVSSGAIALGRRHLGIDQVRPKLEEKQAAAATGQILLAHAYQEALARHHLTVAQILLSPDDTEQRRRHLNARATINTLLALGAVPVINENDTVATAEIRFGDNDRLGARVAQMASADTLILLSDIDGLYTADPRRDPEARHISDVEGVTSEIEAMAGAAGSGYASGGMVTKLAAAKIAGAAGCRMVIANGRDTHPIRRIIDGGRCTWFHAGASPLTARKRWIASSLAPRGQLIVDGGAIRALNAGKSLLPAGVTEVIGTFERGDLVTLHGPDRVIRGRGLVAYASDDARQIAGLKSREIEAALGYRGRDEIVHRDDLVLADGRAVEEEEAR; from the coding sequence ATGGACACCCTGACCGCCAGGAGCGACACCGCGCCCGCCGGCGCGGCCCACCGCATCGACGACTCCCGCCGGCTGGTGATCAAGATCGGCTCGGCCCTGCTGGTGGACGAGGAGACCGGCGCCCTGCGCCGCGCCTGGCTCGACGCCCTGGCCGACGATGTGGCCGAGCTGCGCCGGGCCGGGGTCGAGGTGCTGGTGGTCTCCTCCGGCGCCATCGCCCTGGGGCGCCGGCACCTGGGCATCGACCAGGTCCGCCCGAAGCTGGAAGAGAAGCAGGCCGCCGCCGCCACCGGCCAGATCCTGCTGGCCCATGCCTATCAGGAGGCGCTGGCCCGCCACCACCTGACCGTGGCGCAGATCCTGCTCTCGCCCGACGACACCGAGCAGCGCCGCCGCCACCTGAACGCGCGGGCCACCATCAACACCCTGCTCGCCCTCGGCGCCGTGCCGGTGATCAACGAGAACGACACGGTCGCGACGGCGGAAATCCGCTTCGGCGACAACGACCGGCTCGGCGCCCGCGTCGCCCAGATGGCCAGCGCCGATACGCTGATCCTGCTCTCTGACATCGACGGGCTGTACACCGCCGACCCGCGCCGCGATCCGGAGGCCCGCCACATCTCCGACGTGGAGGGGGTGACCTCGGAGATCGAGGCGATGGCCGGGGCCGCCGGCAGCGGCTACGCGTCGGGCGGCATGGTGACCAAGCTCGCCGCGGCCAAGATCGCCGGCGCCGCCGGTTGCCGGATGGTGATCGCCAACGGCCGCGACACCCACCCGATCCGCCGCATCATCGACGGCGGCCGCTGCACCTGGTTCCATGCCGGCGCCTCGCCGCTGACCGCCCGCAAGCGCTGGATCGCCAGTTCGCTGGCACCGCGCGGCCAGCTCATCGTCGATGGCGGGGCCATCCGGGCGCTGAACGCCGGCAAGAGCCTGCTGCCCGCCGGGGTGACCGAGGTGATCGGCACCTTCGAGCGCGGCGACCTGGTGACCCTGCACGGGCCCGACCGGGTGATCCGCGGGCGCGGGCTGGTGGCCTATGCCTCCGACGACGCGCGGCAGATCGCCGGGCTCAAATCCCGTGAAATCGAGGCCGCCCTCGGCTACCGTGGCCGCGACGAAATCGTCCACAGAGACGATCTGGTGCTGGCCGACGGCCGCGCCGTCGAGGAGGAAGAGGCGCGATGA
- the rplU gene encoding 50S ribosomal protein L21, whose translation MFAVVKTGGKQYKVASGDVIKVEKLDAEAGATVEIDQVLMVGDDANLTVGAPLVAGASVAFEVLDQRKGPKVMIFKKKRRKNHRRTRGHRQNITVLRVTGISAGA comes from the coding sequence ATGTTCGCAGTCGTTAAAACCGGCGGCAAGCAGTACAAGGTCGCCTCCGGGGACGTGATCAAGGTCGAAAAGCTCGACGCCGAGGCGGGTGCCACGGTCGAGATCGACCAGGTTCTGATGGTCGGCGACGACGCCAATCTGACCGTCGGCGCCCCCCTGGTGGCCGGTGCTTCCGTTGCCTTCGAGGTCTTGGACCAGCGTAAGGGTCCCAAGGTCATGATCTTCAAGAAGAAGCGTCGCAAGAATCATCGCCGCACCCGCGGTCATCGTCAGAACATCACCGTTCTGCGCGTGACCGGCATCAGTGCCGGCGCCTAA
- a CDS encoding glutamate-5-semialdehyde dehydrogenase — translation MSLVEDTPVAATAQTAGGDIDAIMLDIGKRARAAAAILAQAPAEQKERALRAAAAALRADTPAILAANARDIAAAREKGLRDSMVDRLLLDAGRVEGIAAGLEVVAGLPDPVGATMAEWERPNGLRFERRRVPLGVIGIIYESRPNVTADAGSLCLKAGNAAILRGGSESYHSSNAIVATLHKGLREAGLPEDAIQSVPTTDRAAVGKLLTMPQYVDVIVPRGGRSLIERVQNESRVPVFAHLDGLCHVYLDAGADKDKAVAIAVNAKMRRTSVCGAAETLLVDRKVAAELLPPVADALREAGCALRGDAAARAIVPAMEPAGDADWDTEYLDAILSVAVVEGVAGAIAHINRHGSHHTDSIVTEDDAAAEKFLAEVDSAIVLHNASTQFADGGEFGFGAEIGISTGRMHARGPVGAEQLTSFKYLVRGTGQTRP, via the coding sequence ATGAGCCTGGTGGAAGACACGCCCGTCGCCGCGACGGCACAGACCGCCGGCGGCGATATCGACGCGATCATGCTGGATATCGGCAAGCGCGCCCGTGCCGCCGCGGCGATCCTGGCCCAGGCCCCGGCCGAGCAGAAGGAACGGGCCCTGCGCGCCGCCGCTGCCGCCCTGCGCGCCGACACGCCGGCCATCCTCGCCGCCAATGCCAGGGACATCGCCGCCGCCCGCGAGAAGGGGTTGCGCGACAGCATGGTCGACCGGCTGCTGCTGGACGCCGGCCGGGTGGAGGGCATCGCCGCCGGGCTCGAGGTCGTGGCCGGGCTGCCCGACCCCGTGGGTGCTACCATGGCCGAGTGGGAGCGTCCCAACGGGCTTCGCTTCGAGCGCCGCCGGGTGCCGCTCGGCGTGATCGGCATCATCTACGAAAGCCGCCCGAACGTGACCGCCGATGCCGGCAGCCTGTGCCTGAAGGCGGGCAACGCGGCGATCCTGCGCGGCGGCTCGGAGAGCTATCACTCCTCCAACGCCATCGTCGCCACCCTGCACAAGGGGCTGCGCGAGGCCGGCCTGCCCGAGGATGCGATCCAGTCGGTGCCGACCACCGACCGGGCCGCCGTCGGCAAGCTGCTGACCATGCCGCAATACGTGGACGTGATCGTGCCGCGCGGCGGCCGCTCGCTGATCGAGCGGGTGCAGAACGAGAGCCGGGTGCCGGTCTTCGCCCATCTGGACGGGCTGTGCCATGTCTATCTCGACGCAGGCGCCGACAAGGACAAGGCGGTGGCCATCGCGGTGAACGCCAAGATGCGCCGGACCTCGGTCTGCGGCGCGGCGGAGACCCTGCTGGTCGACCGGAAGGTTGCCGCCGAGCTTCTGCCGCCGGTGGCGGACGCGCTGCGGGAGGCCGGCTGCGCCCTGCGCGGCGATGCGGCGGCCCGGGCGATCGTTCCGGCCATGGAGCCGGCCGGCGATGCCGACTGGGACACCGAATATCTCGATGCCATCCTGTCAGTCGCCGTGGTCGAGGGCGTGGCCGGCGCCATCGCCCATATCAACAGGCACGGCTCGCACCACACCGACAGCATCGTCACCGAGGACGACGCGGCGGCGGAAAAATTCCTGGCCGAGGTCGACAGCGCCATCGTGCTGCACAACGCCTCCACCCAGTTCGCCGATGGCGGCGAGTTCGGCTTCGGCGCCGAGATCGGCATCTCCACCGGCCGGATGCACGCGCGCGGCCCGGTCGGGGCGGAGCAGCTCACCAGCTTCAAGTATCTGGTGCGCGGGACCGGCCAGACCCGGCCATGA
- a CDS encoding nicotinate-nucleotide adenylyltransferase encodes MTLFTPIRGPHKDRLPSASRSALFARVRPHALRMPASEAAALPRAGADRRRLKVGLMGGSFNPAHDGHRHVAETAIKRLSLDEVWWLVSPQNPLKPRDGMAPFAERLASAEAVARHPRIKVKDIELYLGTHYTADTLVALRRRCPYMSFVWIMGADNLASFHRWERWLLICHTAVIAVFDRPTYSLRALASRAAKRFARARVPERHSWGLADRRPPAWVFLHTRHHAASATRIRAERKGGGSV; translated from the coding sequence ATGACCCTCTTCACCCCGATTCGCGGCCCGCATAAGGATCGGCTGCCCAGCGCCTCGCGCTCCGCCCTGTTCGCCCGGGTGCGCCCCCATGCCCTGCGCATGCCGGCGAGCGAGGCGGCGGCGCTGCCCCGGGCCGGTGCGGACCGGCGGCGGCTCAAGGTCGGGCTCATGGGCGGCTCCTTCAACCCGGCCCATGACGGTCACCGCCACGTGGCCGAGACGGCGATCAAGCGGCTCAGTCTGGACGAGGTCTGGTGGCTGGTCAGCCCGCAGAATCCGCTGAAGCCGCGCGACGGCATGGCACCCTTCGCCGAGCGTCTGGCCTCCGCCGAGGCGGTCGCCCGGCACCCGCGGATCAAGGTAAAGGACATCGAGCTGTATCTCGGCACCCATTACACCGCCGACACGCTGGTCGCCCTGCGCCGGCGCTGCCCCTACATGTCGTTCGTCTGGATTATGGGGGCGGACAATCTGGCGAGCTTCCACCGCTGGGAAAGGTGGCTGCTGATCTGTCACACGGCCGTCATTGCGGTTTTCGACCGGCCTACCTATTCTTTAAGGGCTTTGGCGAGCCGAGCCGCCAAACGTTTCGCGAGGGCCCGGGTGCCCGAAAGGCACTCCTGGGGACTGGCGGACCGGCGGCCTCCGGCCTGGGTGTTTCTGCACACCCGCCACCACGCCGCGTCGGCCACCCGCATCCGGGCCGAGCGTAAGGGTGGAGGGTCCGTCTAG